CGGCGAGGAGATAGCTGCGGGACTTGGTCATGCGGTTGCGGACCACCACGGGGAATTCGACGGCGGGATAGCCTGCAGCGGGGGTCGCGGCAGACACGCATTCGTATTCCTTCTGGACTTGGCGCTTCTCGAAGAGGACCTGGTATCTGCCGCGGGTGTCCGGGTTGGTGGAGAGCAGCAAAATACCGGCCGTCATGCGGTCGAGGCGGTGCATGGGGATGAGGTCCGGAAGATTCAGCAGGTTACGCAGACGGACAAGCGCGGACTCTTGGATGTACGTGCCCCCCGGCGTGGTGGGCAGGAAATGCGGTTTGTCGACCACGAGGATGTGCTCGTCCTGGTGGAGGATATTGATTTCCACGGGCAGGCGGGTCTCTGGGGGGAGCGTGCGGTAGTACCAGATGAAGGTGTGGTCCTCGAGCTTGGTGCCCCTGTTCAGGCGCACCCCGCCTTCGCCCACGATTTCGCCGGCATCGAAACGGTCCTCGATGCCCTGGGGGTCGATGTGTCCCCAGCGGTGCATCATGTAGTCCATCGCGGTGTCCCAAGGCCCCTCGTCCGGGAGGCGCAAGCGGGTCGCGTTTACGCCGTCGCGCACGGGAAGGGGGGATTGCATCACCGGTTAATTCTACTGTGGCCTCTGGTTCTCCCGTTGTGGGGCCCGCTTTACGCGCCTCCGCGGGGTTGAAGGGCGCAAACCAGGCCCCGCAACGCAGGGACCAACCGACGACAAAAAAGTTCTTGACAATAAAAATTGTCGGTTGGCATACTGGAAGCATGTTGGACATCGAAGTGATTGAGGATGCAGCCGCGGCAGAGGCCTCGTTGGACCCGATCCGTACGCGCCTGCTGCGTGAGCTTGCCGAGCCGGGCTCGGCCACTCAACTGGCCGCCAAGGTGGGGCTGCCCCGGCAGAAGGTCAACTATCACCTCAAAGCCCTTGAGCGGCATGGTTTGGTGGAACTTGTGGAAGAGCGCCGGAAAGGCAACGTCACCGAGCGCGTTTTCCAGGCGACGGCGGCCTCGTACCTGATCTCGCCTGTCGCCTTGGCTTCCGTGGCGCCGGATCCGCGGCATTTCGCCGACAGGTTCTCCGCCTTCTGGCTCTTGGCGCTGGCGTCCCGCACTGTGCAGGAAATGGGGAAGCTCATTGCCGGTGCGGCCGCAGCCAAGAAGAAGCTCGCAAGCTTCGCGATCGACGGCGAAATTACCTTCCGCTCAGCCGCAGAACGTGCCGCCTTCGCGGAAGAGCTTGGGGTGGCGGTGACCCAACTTGTCGATAAGTACCACGACGGCGGTGCTACCGCAGTGGCGAGCGGCGCACGCAAGCACCGGCTCGTCGTCGTACTTCACCCCGCACTTAAAGTCCCGTCAACGGAAAAAGCAGCAGAAAAGGAACACGGCAATGACTGACAACCGGAAATTTGAGATCGTGGCGGACACCGAACTGCCGGGCACTCCTGAGCGGGTGTGGCAAGCGGTCACCAAGGATACGGCGGCCTGGATGTTCCCCACGGACCAGTGGCCCGACGTGAAGACTGTAGAGGAATACCCCAGCCACCTTGTGTCGCGGATGGATGGTCCCGATGGCTGGTTCAACCAGTTGGAGCACGTCCTTGAGCCTGTAGAAGGTGGCCGCGCCAAGCTCCATTACGTCCACAGCGGCATCTTCGCCGACAACTGGGACGAGCAGTACGACGGCGCCAGCAAGCACACCGAGTTTTACCTGCACACGCTGGGCCAGTACCTGCAGCATTTCGATGGTCAGCCTGTGGTCTTCACGGATATCCAAGCGCCCGCTTCGTCGCAGATCCCCGACGGGTTTGTGCAGTTGAAAAAGGCTTTGGGTGTGGAAGGAGTAGCGGCCGGCACGCCCTTCGAGGTGGACGTCGACGGCGTGGGCCGGCTGAGCGGCGAGGTGGACTTCTCCAACGAGAACTTCCTGGGCTTGCGCACCTCCAATGCGCTGTTCCGATTCTTCGGCAGGAACGCATTTGGTGCACCGGTGGGCATGACCGTGCATGAATTCGGTGGCTCGGGGGACTCTGGGAAGACGGCGCAGGCGTGGGGTGCGTTCCTGGAGAAGGTGTACGCGTAGGGTCACCTTCCGGGGCGCCCCCAAGTAGGGGACAGCAAACGTCCTATTGAGCGGGTATTGGGACATCTGCTGTCCCCTGGGTTGGGGCCCTAGGGGGCCCAGGCCCGGGCAACTGCCAGAAGGGATGCTTCATAGATCCCGGCCCAGTCCGTTTCGGGTTCGTTCATCCCGGCCAACTCCAGGCTGACGAGCCCGTGGACCTGCCCCCAAATGGCCATTGCGACAATCGAGGGGTCATCGGAACGGATCCTCCCGGCCTCCTGGGCTGCGGCTACTGCCTCCAGCAAGGGGCGCATCGAGGCTGAGGCGACTTCCGGCGTCGGGCTGCAATCCACGTAAGCGGCCAAGGCGCCGCTGAACATGAGCCGGTAAAGGGCCGGATGCTCCAAAGCCCAGACGCGGTAGGCCCGGCCCAGGCCCAGGAGTCCGTCTGCGGCCGCGTCCTGCTGCGACTCTCCGAAGGAACGGAAGCCGTCGTCGACGGCGGCCGTCAATAGTTGCGCCTTTCCGCCGAAGAGCGAGTAGATCGCCGAGGTGGAGGTGTCTGCAGCCGCGGCAACATCGCGCAGGGTGACCCGGGCGGGGCCTTCCCGGTCTACGAGTTCGGCCGTTACTTCCAGCAGCCGCTGCTGTACGTGCTGATCATGAACGATGGGTCTTGCCATGTCTCCAAGTGTTTCATAACATTGTTTCATAACAACGTTACGAAACCGGAAGTCCGCAACGTTTCTGGTTCCCAAACCCAAGGAGTGTCATGGCACAAGAGGTCTTTCCGGGGCGCTTTACGGCGGATATCGGGCGCGAAACAGTGACCGTCTTCCTGATCGGAATGCGCGCCAACCGGTGGTGGAAGATGGGCAAGGTAGGGCGGGTGGCATCAGCCATGCCCACGATGATGCGGCATCTTGCCGCCAATCCCGAGGCGGGGTTGCTTGGCAGCGAGCAATGGTTTGGGCGCACCACCATCCTGCTCAGTTATTGGGAAAGTCCTGAGCATCTGAGGCGCTTCGCCGCGGACCGCGATTCGCCACATCTGGGTCCGTGGCGGAAGTTCATGAAGGAAATTGCAGGCGGCGGCGACGTCGGGGTGTGGCACGAGACGTACCAGGTACCGGCGTCGGGCATTGAAGTGGTGTACAACGGGATGCCGCTTTTTGGCTTGGCAAA
This window of the Arthrobacter sp. StoSoilB5 genome carries:
- a CDS encoding pseudouridine synthase translates to MQSPLPVRDGVNATRLRLPDEGPWDTAMDYMMHRWGHIDPQGIEDRFDAGEIVGEGGVRLNRGTKLEDHTFIWYYRTLPPETRLPVEINILHQDEHILVVDKPHFLPTTPGGTYIQESALVRLRNLLNLPDLIPMHRLDRMTAGILLLSTNPDTRGRYQVLFEKRQVQKEYECVSAATPAAGYPAVEFPVVVRNRMTKSRSYLLAEVIDGEPNAETRIERVRAFDAGDPTDHTATSRRALYRLEPHTGKTHQLRVHMASLGLGIVNDAFYPDLLDKAPDDYTKPLQLLARGITFVDPITKERVEYRSQLELSEARG
- a CDS encoding helix-turn-helix domain-containing protein; the encoded protein is MLDIEVIEDAAAAEASLDPIRTRLLRELAEPGSATQLAAKVGLPRQKVNYHLKALERHGLVELVEERRKGNVTERVFQATAASYLISPVALASVAPDPRHFADRFSAFWLLALASRTVQEMGKLIAGAAAAKKKLASFAIDGEITFRSAAERAAFAEELGVAVTQLVDKYHDGGATAVASGARKHRLVVVLHPALKVPSTEKAAEKEHGND
- a CDS encoding SRPBCC domain-containing protein, whose protein sequence is MTDNRKFEIVADTELPGTPERVWQAVTKDTAAWMFPTDQWPDVKTVEEYPSHLVSRMDGPDGWFNQLEHVLEPVEGGRAKLHYVHSGIFADNWDEQYDGASKHTEFYLHTLGQYLQHFDGQPVVFTDIQAPASSQIPDGFVQLKKALGVEGVAAGTPFEVDVDGVGRLSGEVDFSNENFLGLRTSNALFRFFGRNAFGAPVGMTVHEFGGSGDSGKTAQAWGAFLEKVYA
- a CDS encoding TetR-like C-terminal domain-containing protein, translating into MARPIVHDQHVQQRLLEVTAELVDREGPARVTLRDVAAAADTSTSAIYSLFGGKAQLLTAAVDDGFRSFGESQQDAAADGLLGLGRAYRVWALEHPALYRLMFSGALAAYVDCSPTPEVASASMRPLLEAVAAAQEAGRIRSDDPSIVAMAIWGQVHGLVSLELAGMNEPETDWAGIYEASLLAVARAWAP
- a CDS encoding DUF4188 domain-containing protein → MAQEVFPGRFTADIGRETVTVFLIGMRANRWWKMGKVGRVASAMPTMMRHLAANPEAGLLGSEQWFGRTTILLSYWESPEHLRRFAADRDSPHLGPWRKFMKEIAGGGDVGVWHETYQVPASGIEVVYNGMPLFGLAKATSHVPVGPGSNTAKQRMSSAAGVAPK